From Pseudomonadota bacterium, one genomic window encodes:
- a CDS encoding sarcosine oxidase subunit beta family protein, producing the protein MKKYNAFALLKNALSGNVNWQENWRDAAPKKSYDAVIVGGGGHGLATAYYLAKEHGMRNIAVLEKGWIGGGNTGRNTTIVRSNYLWTEAANFYEKSLQLWEGLSHDINYNVMFSARGVWSLGHSLQDMRDIQRRVAANRLNGVDAEVMTPEQIKAAIPYINTSPNTRYPILGASLQRRAGVARHDAVAWGFARAANALGVDIIQQCEVTGIRRDGEQVTGVDTSRGQIATSKVGVVVAGHSGVLAEMAGLRLPIESHPLQAYVSEPVKPMLDTVVMSNAVHGYVSQSDKGELVIGAGIDSYNGYGQRGSFDVIEHAMQAIIELFPMFSRMRMLRQWGGIVDVCPDACPIVSKTPVKGLYFNCGWGTGGFKATPGSGWAFAYTLAHDRPHAVNAPFSLERFTTGALIDEHGAAGVAH; encoded by the coding sequence ATGAAAAAATATAACGCCTTTGCTCTGTTAAAAAACGCGCTAAGCGGCAATGTGAACTGGCAGGAGAACTGGCGGGATGCCGCGCCGAAAAAATCGTACGATGCGGTGATTGTCGGTGGCGGTGGTCACGGTCTTGCGACGGCCTACTACTTGGCCAAAGAACATGGCATGCGCAATATTGCCGTGCTCGAGAAGGGCTGGATCGGTGGTGGAAACACGGGTCGCAACACGACGATTGTGCGGTCCAATTATCTATGGACGGAGGCTGCCAACTTCTATGAGAAATCCCTGCAGTTGTGGGAAGGCCTTAGCCACGATATCAACTATAACGTGATGTTCAGTGCGCGTGGTGTGTGGAGCCTCGGTCATTCGCTGCAGGATATGCGCGATATTCAACGACGTGTGGCCGCCAATCGTCTCAACGGAGTTGATGCGGAGGTAATGACACCAGAGCAAATCAAAGCGGCCATACCGTATATCAACACGTCGCCCAACACACGATACCCTATTTTGGGTGCCTCATTGCAGCGCCGGGCGGGGGTCGCTCGTCATGATGCGGTGGCATGGGGGTTTGCGCGGGCGGCGAATGCGCTAGGGGTCGACATTATTCAGCAGTGCGAAGTGACCGGTATTCGTCGCGACGGCGAACAGGTGACCGGTGTTGACACAAGCCGCGGTCAAATCGCGACCAGTAAAGTCGGCGTTGTGGTTGCTGGGCATTCAGGCGTACTCGCGGAGATGGCGGGATTGCGCCTGCCGATTGAGAGTCATCCACTTCAAGCCTATGTCTCAGAGCCAGTGAAACCGATGCTGGATACGGTGGTGATGTCGAATGCCGTGCACGGTTACGTCAGTCAATCCGACAAAGGTGAATTGGTCATCGGGGCGGGTATCGACAGCTACAACGGTTATGGCCAACGCGGCAGTTTCGATGTGATTGAGCATGCGATGCAGGCCATTATTGAGTTGTTTCCAATGTTTAGCCGTATGCGCATGCTCAGACAATGGGGCGGTATCGTTGACGTGTGCCCCGATGCCTGCCCGATCGTGAGCAAAACGCCCGTGAAGGGCTTGTATTTCAACTGCGGGTGGGGAACCGGCGGGTTTAAGGCCACGCCGGGTTCTGGCTGGGCGTTCGCCTACACGCTGGCGCATGATCGGCCGCATGCAGTCAACGCACCGTTTTCACTTGAGCGTTTTACGACCGGTGCGCTCATCGACGAACACGGCGCCGCGGGCGTTGCGCACTAG
- a CDS encoding sarcosine oxidase subunit delta, with translation MLLITCPYCGPRDQSEFSYAGEAGLSLPKYPDSLSDEEWADYLFYRKNPKGQHDELWVHSAGCRRYFKARRDTVTYLFSGTCKMHESLDAD, from the coding sequence ATGCTGTTAATAACCTGTCCGTATTGCGGCCCGCGCGATCAATCCGAATTCAGTTACGCCGGTGAAGCTGGGTTGTCGTTGCCAAAATACCCCGATTCGTTATCGGACGAGGAATGGGCCGACTACCTTTTTTATCGCAAAAATCCAAAAGGCCAGCACGATGAGCTTTGGGTGCACAGCGCCGGGTGTCGCCGCTATTTCAAAGCGCGACGTGACACGGTTACGTATCTTTTTTCGGGCACATGCAAAATGCACGAGTCGCTCGACGCCGACTAA
- a CDS encoding sarcosine oxidase subunit alpha family protein codes for MTDKQPYRLAEGGHIDRTRPLAFRYNGKSLVGFDGDSLASALLANGVDIVGRSFKYHRPRGIVGSGAEEPNALMQIGMGARTEPNVRATQALLYEGLEARVIKGWPSVEHDVQEVLGVAKNVFAAGFYYKTFMGPTQRAWQWFEHPIRKMAGMGESPAEPDADTYTHRHAHCDVLVAGAGPAGLCAALTAARAGLRVVIADESPRFGGRLLDGQERVDSKPGHKWAHAVQRELESIESVRVLTNSTVIAYHDHNFLTISEQCLRQGEASSAANPRQRLWKVRAKQVVLAQGAFERPLVFCNNDRPGVMQASAVSTYINRYGVAPGRRAVVFTNNDSAYTTALDLHRAGVVVAAVIDSRAAAGAVAKSVIDAGIAVHANSVIFDVKGRKRVAGAKIDTLTNGGRGLAGDSALIDCDLIAMSGGWSPAVHLHSHSGGKNQWDDQKLCFVPGVSPQACVSAGSGNGKFELAEVIEDGLRAGREVCATLQADVTHFGVSTEATDGPSPIEALWRVPSPYHPDKGPKQFLDYQNDVGVSDVRLAVREGFRNVEHVKRYTALGFGTDQGKLGNINGMAVLAELLGEDIPSVGTTTFRPNYTPTAFGTIAGPDVRDLYDPIRKTALHEWHEQAGAKFEVVGQWHRPWYFPKNGEDLHAAVNRECVSTRESLGIMDASTLGKIEVYGADAKAFLDIMYTHDIGKIEVGRCAYGIMLGEDGMVKDDGVMARVAENHYYLTTTTGGAAAIYAWLEFWLQTEFPHFDVYLTSSTDHNSTIAVVGPNSRKLLQKLTSDLDFSKEAFPFMSVKSGTLADIPVQVFRISFSGELAFEINLHSDFAMCMWKTLMSAGEEFNITPYGTETLHVLRAEKGFVIIGQDTDGSVTPQDLGMHWLLSKNKDYVGKRSLSRPDCVRTDRKQLVGLLSMDGKSVVEEGAQLVEDPEADFPVPLVGHVSSSYYSACLGHPIAMALLMGGRKRIGEVLYAVSPSGERVKVSVCKPVFVDPKGDKQRV; via the coding sequence ATGACTGACAAACAACCTTATCGTTTAGCCGAGGGCGGTCACATTGATCGCACGCGACCCCTTGCGTTTCGTTACAACGGTAAGTCGCTCGTCGGTTTTGACGGCGACTCGCTGGCGTCAGCGCTGCTTGCAAATGGCGTCGACATTGTTGGGCGCAGCTTTAAGTATCATCGCCCACGAGGCATTGTCGGCAGTGGCGCAGAAGAGCCCAATGCGCTGATGCAAATCGGAATGGGCGCTCGGACCGAGCCCAACGTCAGGGCAACGCAAGCGCTGCTCTATGAGGGTCTCGAAGCCCGCGTTATTAAAGGTTGGCCCAGTGTCGAGCACGATGTTCAGGAAGTGCTTGGGGTTGCCAAGAATGTGTTTGCCGCAGGGTTTTACTACAAGACCTTTATGGGGCCGACCCAGCGAGCTTGGCAGTGGTTTGAACACCCCATCCGCAAAATGGCCGGAATGGGCGAATCGCCGGCTGAGCCCGATGCGGATACGTATACCCATCGACATGCGCATTGTGACGTGTTGGTGGCCGGGGCAGGTCCGGCAGGACTCTGCGCGGCACTCACAGCGGCTCGTGCCGGACTGCGTGTCGTGATTGCAGATGAGAGCCCGCGTTTCGGCGGTCGACTTCTCGACGGCCAGGAGCGCGTCGACAGTAAGCCCGGCCACAAGTGGGCACACGCTGTGCAACGCGAACTCGAATCGATCGAGAGCGTTCGTGTGTTAACCAATAGTACGGTCATTGCCTATCACGACCATAATTTTTTGACGATTTCGGAGCAGTGTCTACGGCAAGGCGAAGCCAGTTCCGCCGCCAATCCTCGTCAGCGCTTGTGGAAGGTGCGAGCGAAACAAGTGGTGTTAGCACAGGGTGCTTTCGAGCGGCCGCTGGTGTTTTGCAATAACGATCGGCCTGGCGTGATGCAAGCCTCCGCCGTGTCCACCTACATTAATCGCTATGGGGTGGCCCCGGGTCGGCGCGCCGTGGTGTTTACCAACAATGACTCGGCGTACACAACGGCGCTCGATCTGCATCGGGCGGGTGTCGTTGTTGCCGCGGTTATCGACAGCCGCGCAGCGGCGGGCGCTGTGGCCAAATCCGTGATCGATGCGGGCATTGCCGTGCATGCGAATTCAGTGATATTTGATGTCAAAGGGCGCAAGCGCGTTGCCGGCGCAAAAATCGACACGCTAACAAACGGCGGCCGCGGACTCGCGGGCGATAGTGCGCTGATTGACTGTGATCTCATCGCGATGTCTGGAGGCTGGTCGCCGGCGGTTCACTTGCACTCGCATTCGGGCGGTAAAAACCAATGGGATGATCAGAAGTTGTGCTTTGTGCCGGGCGTGAGCCCGCAGGCGTGTGTCTCGGCAGGATCGGGTAACGGGAAGTTTGAATTGGCGGAGGTTATCGAGGATGGCTTACGCGCGGGCCGAGAAGTGTGTGCGACGCTTCAAGCCGATGTCACGCACTTTGGCGTGTCGACGGAAGCGACGGATGGCCCGTCGCCGATTGAGGCGTTATGGCGAGTGCCAAGCCCGTATCATCCCGACAAAGGACCAAAACAGTTTCTCGATTATCAAAACGACGTAGGCGTATCAGACGTACGGCTCGCCGTGCGTGAGGGTTTTCGAAATGTCGAGCATGTGAAGCGTTACACCGCACTTGGATTTGGTACGGATCAAGGCAAGCTCGGCAACATCAACGGCATGGCCGTCTTGGCGGAACTGCTTGGCGAGGACATCCCTTCGGTCGGCACCACCACATTCCGGCCGAATTACACACCCACGGCGTTTGGCACAATCGCAGGCCCGGACGTGCGCGATCTGTACGATCCCATTCGCAAAACCGCGCTCCACGAATGGCACGAACAGGCGGGTGCCAAGTTTGAAGTGGTGGGGCAATGGCATCGCCCTTGGTATTTTCCAAAAAACGGTGAGGATTTGCATGCGGCGGTCAATCGAGAGTGTGTCAGCACACGCGAATCGCTTGGCATCATGGATGCCTCGACGCTTGGCAAAATTGAGGTCTACGGTGCGGACGCCAAAGCGTTTCTCGACATCATGTATACCCACGATATCGGTAAGATCGAAGTGGGCCGCTGCGCGTACGGCATCATGTTGGGTGAAGATGGCATGGTAAAGGACGACGGCGTGATGGCACGCGTCGCCGAGAATCACTATTACCTAACGACCACAACGGGCGGAGCCGCAGCCATTTACGCGTGGCTTGAATTTTGGCTGCAAACCGAGTTTCCCCATTTCGATGTGTATTTGACATCCAGCACCGATCACAATTCAACGATTGCGGTGGTGGGACCAAATTCGCGTAAGTTGCTCCAGAAACTCACGAGCGATCTCGACTTTAGTAAAGAGGCGTTTCCGTTTATGTCGGTGAAGAGCGGCACGCTCGCCGATATACCGGTGCAAGTGTTTCGCATCAGCTTCAGCGGTGAGCTCGCTTTTGAAATCAATTTGCACAGCGATTTCGCCATGTGCATGTGGAAAACGCTGATGTCGGCGGGGGAAGAATTCAACATTACCCCGTATGGAACGGAAACACTTCACGTGCTCCGGGCAGAGAAGGGCTTTGTCATCATTGGTCAAGATACCGACGGTTCGGTGACGCCACAGGATCTGGGCATGCACTGGTTGTTATCGAAAAACAAAGACTATGTGGGCAAGCGATCCTTATCGCGCCCGGACTGTGTACGGACTGACCGCAAACAACTTGTTGGGCTTCTATCGATGGACGGCAAGTCGGTGGTTGAAGAGGGCGCGCAGTTGGTAGAAGATCCCGAAGCGGACTTTCCAGTGCCGCTGGTCGGGCATGTGTCATCGAGTTACTACAGTGCATGCCTTGGACATCCCATCGCGATGGCCTTGTTGATGGGCGGTCGTAAGCGTATAGGTGAAGTTCTGTATGCCGTTTCACCGAGTGGCGAGCGCGTTAAAGTCAGCGTGTGCAAACCCGTGTTTGTGGACCCCAAAGGAGACAAACAGCGTGTCTGA
- a CDS encoding sarcosine oxidase subunit gamma family protein has protein sequence MSDSVFKEHPLTQFMRKQVAVADAGVHITLEPFLQHFNLRGDPAGDFGRIVQKATGQSLPEVGRVSRGAHSVYWLGPDEFLLVSDSNVADSLVAGLASTHHGCTNLGGGQMRMTVSGPHARDFLSKASTLDFDAGSFRVDDCAQSTFAKAGALFALRDDTPLFELVVRRSFLDYAAQWMAHAGQEFGIVFRDPA, from the coding sequence GTGTCTGATTCGGTTTTCAAAGAGCATCCGTTGACTCAATTCATGCGCAAGCAAGTCGCGGTAGCCGACGCGGGAGTGCACATTACGCTGGAACCGTTTCTTCAGCATTTCAATTTGCGCGGTGATCCGGCAGGCGATTTTGGTCGCATCGTTCAAAAGGCCACCGGACAATCGTTACCGGAAGTCGGTCGGGTGAGCCGGGGCGCGCATTCGGTGTACTGGTTGGGGCCGGATGAGTTTTTGCTTGTGTCCGACTCAAACGTCGCCGACTCGCTCGTCGCTGGACTGGCCTCGACGCATCACGGTTGCACGAATTTAGGTGGCGGTCAGATGCGTATGACAGTGAGCGGTCCTCACGCTCGCGATTTTTTGTCTAAGGCCTCAACACTGGATTTTGATGCGGGGTCGTTTCGCGTTGATGATTGCGCGCAATCGACGTTTGCCAAAGCAGGCGCACTCTTTGCTTTACGCGATGATACGCCTTTATTCGAGCTTGTCGTTCGACGTAGCTTTTTAGATTATGCGGCACAATGGATGGCCCATGCGGGGCAGGAATTTGGCATCGTTTTCCGCGATCCGGCATAG